The following are encoded in a window of Crocosphaera sp. UHCC 0190 genomic DNA:
- a CDS encoding methyltransferase domain-containing protein produces MTSTLSQQIAQFYDTSSELWEKIWGEHMHHGYYGRAGNYKINRRQAQIDLIEELLIWANIKTVDNLLDVGCGIGGSTLYLAEKFNATATGITLSPVQANRATERAHEVKLDEKVQFRVTDALNMPFPDNQFDLVWSLESGEHMPDKHQFFRECYRVLKPGGTFICATWCHRPTNSWAGELTPDEKRHLQEIYRVYCLPYVISLPEYETIARDCGLNNIRVDDWSLAVAPFWQVVIDSALDLPAIVGLLNSGRTTLEGALSLGLMRHGYERGLIRFGLLCGQK; encoded by the coding sequence ATGACTTCAACTTTATCTCAACAAATTGCCCAATTCTATGATACTTCTAGTGAACTGTGGGAAAAAATTTGGGGTGAACATATGCACCACGGCTACTATGGAAGGGCCGGAAATTATAAAATTAATCGTCGTCAAGCACAAATTGATTTAATTGAAGAATTATTGATTTGGGCTAATATTAAAACGGTTGATAATCTCCTAGATGTGGGTTGTGGAATTGGCGGCAGTACCCTCTATTTGGCCGAAAAATTCAACGCCACCGCCACAGGAATTACCCTCTCACCCGTACAAGCCAATAGAGCCACCGAACGGGCCCATGAGGTCAAATTAGATGAAAAGGTACAGTTCCGCGTGACTGATGCCCTCAATATGCCCTTTCCCGACAATCAATTTGACCTGGTATGGTCATTAGAAAGCGGCGAACATATGCCCGACAAACACCAATTTTTCCGAGAATGTTATCGTGTCTTAAAACCAGGGGGAACCTTTATTTGTGCTACTTGGTGTCATCGTCCAACCAATTCCTGGGCAGGGGAATTGACACCGGATGAAAAACGGCATTTACAAGAAATTTATCGGGTTTATTGTTTGCCCTATGTTATTTCTTTGCCAGAGTATGAAACTATTGCCCGCGACTGTGGATTGAATAATATTCGGGTTGATGATTGGTCCCTAGCTGTTGCACCGTTTTGGCAGGTGGTAATCGATTCAGCTTTAGACTTACCAGCAATCGTTGGTTTATTGAACAGCGGCCGGACAACCCTAGAAGGGGCATTATCCTTGGGATTAATGCGTCATGGATATGAACGAGGGTTAATCCGTTTCGGCCTTCTTTGTGGACAAAAATAA
- a CDS encoding tetratricopeptide repeat protein — protein MIQTQATLYLPLECRPDSYLSWYQQGNRLRLGQLYRDALMCYEKALEYYPNDYWAWYKRGMTLEELGRYDEAVDSYENAAKIQPNNYWAWYDQGCVHLEELKEYDKAIECFNQALSVYSNDYWAQYRIAEAYRLSEKYAEAIAAFDKALEIRPNDYWAWYRRGDCLRNDGQLEAALNNYEKALDAKPRDYWSWYQQGQILQQLNRLDEAVNCYQKALDAEPNDEYAWYYQGCCQAILNKRDEAIHCLEEAIDICPEICIELAKNNSVFDSYWQDERLIKLIELYGDQTENN, from the coding sequence ATGATACAGACTCAAGCCACTCTTTACCTTCCTTTAGAATGTCGTCCTGACAGTTATCTTAGTTGGTATCAGCAAGGAAATAGACTCCGTTTAGGACAACTTTATCGAGATGCGTTAATGTGTTACGAAAAAGCCTTAGAATATTATCCAAATGATTATTGGGCTTGGTATAAAAGGGGTATGACACTAGAAGAACTCGGACGCTATGATGAAGCTGTCGACAGCTATGAAAACGCTGCTAAAATTCAACCGAACAATTACTGGGCTTGGTATGATCAAGGCTGTGTTCATCTCGAAGAATTAAAAGAGTATGACAAAGCCATTGAATGCTTTAATCAAGCGTTATCGGTTTATTCTAACGATTATTGGGCGCAATATCGCATTGCAGAAGCCTATCGTTTATCAGAAAAATATGCAGAGGCGATCGCTGCATTTGACAAAGCCCTCGAAATTCGGCCTAATGATTATTGGGCCTGGTATCGTCGCGGAGATTGTTTACGCAATGACGGACAATTAGAAGCGGCATTAAATAATTACGAAAAAGCCTTAGACGCAAAACCTCGTGATTATTGGTCTTGGTATCAACAGGGACAAATTTTACAACAGTTAAACCGTCTAGATGAGGCAGTTAATTGTTACCAAAAAGCTCTTGATGCTGAACCCAATGATGAGTATGCTTGGTATTATCAAGGGTGTTGTCAGGCAATTTTAAACAAGAGAGATGAAGCAATTCATTGTTTAGAAGAAGCCATTGATATCTGTCCTGAAATTTGTATTGAATTGGCCAAAAATAACTCTGTTTTTGATAGTTATTGGCAAGATGAACGCTTAATTAAGTTAATAGAACTTTATGGCGATCAAACTGAGAATAATTAA
- a CDS encoding DUF790 family protein, which translates to MLPSDLLIYRYSGESIVPKHLPLNSTAIALASEQIDCFQDSLGNTQGQLDQKLLELEGDSPNYRVKRGLAHLLKNHFSTFEIVSPLEPEDLRKRVFSRSAESVPIPQNRPHLLENLASLLSEELKREVLPSEIERGLYADLKENRILVSFEPPEPETLIHRYNLSQIQGVFYRATYIVINAHRNDPGEYKLLFRYLKLFQLMTYIEGDADTGFTITIDGPTSLFKASTRYGLSLAKMIPALLHVSKWSLKTKLQSRDSYTGGIKTSYFNLDDHCGLTTHYSRGKTYDSMLEESFAKRWEKLKTEWKLEREVDLIPLPGSVMIPDFRLVHPDGRDFLLEIVGYWRPEYLQKKFYQVRNADVNNLILAVSERLNLEKAGVNFNDTPAKVIWFKDKLNPKAVLSLLEENLSNK; encoded by the coding sequence ATGTTACCTTCTGATTTACTAATTTATCGCTATAGTGGGGAATCAATTGTTCCGAAACACTTACCCCTAAATTCTACCGCGATCGCGTTAGCTTCTGAACAAATTGATTGTTTTCAGGATTCTTTGGGAAATACCCAAGGACAATTAGATCAAAAACTTTTAGAATTAGAAGGAGACAGTCCTAATTATCGGGTAAAAAGAGGTTTGGCTCATCTTTTAAAAAATCATTTTTCGACTTTTGAAATTGTTAGTCCTCTGGAACCAGAAGATTTACGAAAAAGAGTATTTAGTCGTTCTGCTGAATCTGTACCTATTCCTCAAAATCGTCCCCATTTACTAGAAAATTTAGCTAGTTTACTCAGTGAAGAATTAAAGCGAGAAGTTTTACCCAGTGAAATTGAAAGAGGATTATATGCAGATTTAAAAGAGAATCGTATTTTAGTAAGCTTTGAACCACCAGAACCTGAAACTTTGATTCATCGTTATAATTTATCCCAAATTCAAGGGGTTTTTTATCGAGCAACTTATATTGTGATTAATGCTCATCGTAATGATCCAGGGGAATATAAACTCTTGTTTCGCTATCTTAAATTATTCCAATTAATGACCTATATTGAAGGGGATGCGGACACGGGATTTACCATTACGATTGATGGCCCTACCAGTTTATTTAAAGCCAGTACCCGTTATGGGTTATCCTTAGCAAAAATGATTCCCGCATTACTTCATGTCAGTAAATGGAGTCTCAAAACTAAGCTACAAAGTCGAGATTCTTATACAGGAGGCATCAAAACCAGTTACTTTAATTTAGACGATCATTGCGGCTTAACGACTCATTATTCTAGGGGTAAAACCTATGATAGTATGTTAGAAGAATCCTTTGCAAAACGATGGGAAAAATTAAAAACAGAGTGGAAATTAGAACGAGAAGTAGACTTAATTCCCTTACCTGGAAGTGTGATGATTCCAGACTTTCGTTTAGTTCATCCTGATGGCCGAGATTTCTTGTTAGAAATTGTGGGTTATTGGCGGCCTGAGTATTTACAAAAGAAATTTTATCAAGTGCGTAACGCTGATGTGAATAATTTAATTTTAGCCGTGTCTGAACGTTTAAATTTAGAGAAAGCTGGCGTTAATTTTAATGATACTCCTGCCAAAGTTATCTGGTTTAAAGATAAGTTAAATCCTAAAGCTGTTTTGTCTCTATTGGAAGAGAATTTATCGAATAAATGA
- a CDS encoding helix-turn-helix transcriptional regulator, translating into MASGKFETPASLSGREMEILDLLSTGLTNLEIAEKLDISKRTVDNHISNILTKTKTENRVELVRWALQWGKVCLNDVNCCLLPSSSEMLS; encoded by the coding sequence ATGGCGAGTGGTAAATTTGAAACCCCTGCGTCCCTATCTGGCCGAGAAATGGAAATTCTTGACCTACTTTCTACAGGTTTAACCAATCTGGAAATTGCTGAGAAATTAGACATTAGTAAACGGACAGTAGATAATCACATTAGCAACATTCTGACCAAAACGAAAACAGAAAATCGGGTAGAATTGGTGCGTTGGGCTTTGCAATGGGGTAAAGTGTGCCTCAATGATGTTAATTGTTGTTTGTTACCATCAAGTAGCGAAATGCTATCATAA
- a CDS encoding biopolymer transporter, producing the protein MMLIVVCYHQVAKCYHKWVNVALTVLVSSVAINLSGCTEGTFVTPPTQPLGNTLNSTSAEQHPRLSYEGRYMVFASDRQGKRSIWLYDTQNGRLLPLPGLNQPGTVQDQPDISADGRYIVYVSEQEGKSDIFIYDRQSLEGKNITQDLLGEVRHPTISGNGRFIAFEFNRSGQWDIIIYDRGLNTPLSLPGNPETDIK; encoded by the coding sequence ATGATGTTAATTGTTGTTTGTTACCATCAAGTAGCGAAATGCTATCATAAATGGGTTAATGTTGCCTTAACAGTCCTTGTCAGCAGTGTTGCCATCAACTTGAGTGGTTGCACAGAAGGTACTTTTGTGACACCCCCAACGCAACCCTTAGGAAATACCTTAAATAGCACATCAGCAGAACAGCATCCTCGTTTATCCTATGAGGGTCGTTATATGGTTTTTGCCTCGGATCGTCAGGGAAAGCGGAGTATTTGGTTATATGATACTCAAAATGGCCGTTTGCTACCCTTACCAGGACTAAACCAACCTGGAACAGTTCAGGATCAACCTGATATTAGTGCGGACGGGCGATATATTGTTTATGTTTCTGAGCAAGAAGGTAAATCTGATATCTTTATTTATGATCGCCAAAGTCTAGAGGGTAAGAATATTACCCAAGATTTGCTCGGAGAAGTTCGTCATCCTACTATTAGTGGTAATGGCCGTTTTATTGCTTTTGAGTTTAACCGTTCGGGGCAATGGGATATTATTATTTATGATCGGGGTTTAAATACACCGTTATCGTTACCAGGGAACCCAGAAACTGATATAAAATGA
- a CDS encoding HPF/RaiA family ribosome-associated protein, protein MQIQINTGHNIEGHEALATQVSDVVEDSLSRFSDRITQVDVHLSDENSDKRGGGNDMRCMIEVRLAGHQPLAVTHQAATLDQAVEEAAEKVSHLIEHTIGRLEHQASHRTDPPLSS, encoded by the coding sequence ATGCAAATCCAAATTAATACTGGACATAACATCGAAGGTCACGAAGCACTAGCCACTCAGGTTAGTGATGTAGTGGAAGATAGCCTAAGCCGATTCAGCGATCGCATCACTCAAGTTGATGTTCACCTGAGCGATGAGAACAGCGACAAGAGGGGCGGCGGTAATGATATGCGGTGCATGATAGAAGTCCGTCTCGCAGGACACCAACCCCTCGCGGTAACACATCAGGCAGCGACCTTAGACCAAGCTGTTGAGGAGGCTGCGGAGAAAGTAAGCCACTTGATTGAGCATACTATTGGGCGACTTGAGCATCAAGCGAGTCATCGGACTGACCCACCTCTGTCTAGCTGA
- a CDS encoding DUF302 domain-containing protein: protein MYYIVETRKSFNQASTDLELAVIHHGFGVLCVHDLGTTLRDKGIAFDEECKIFEVCNPGQAAKVLSTDMRLNMALPCRISVFTEKGNTKIGLIKPVQMLLALSQDVALAQIAKEVEEKTIQMVDEAK from the coding sequence ATGTATTACATCGTTGAAACCAGGAAATCATTCAACCAAGCATCGACAGACCTTGAATTGGCGGTTATACATCATGGCTTTGGGGTTTTATGCGTCCATGACTTAGGAACGACACTTCGTGATAAAGGTATTGCCTTTGATGAGGAGTGCAAGATTTTTGAAGTTTGCAATCCGGGACAAGCTGCAAAGGTTTTGTCCACCGATATGCGCCTCAATATGGCGTTACCGTGTCGTATCTCAGTGTTTACGGAGAAAGGCAACACGAAGATCGGACTGATTAAGCCTGTGCAAATGCTTTTAGCTCTATCTCAGGATGTGGCATTAGCTCAAATTGCCAAAGAAGTTGAAGAAAAGACTATTCAGATGGTTGACGAGGCGAAATGA
- a CDS encoding plasma-membrane proton-efflux P-type ATPase, which yields MTITLDQEKLSELSLEDLKKKLGTSNQGLSNTEAIQRQSQEGYNELPEETVSPVMQFLSHFWGPIAWMIEAAVVLSALVGDWVDFGIILALLIGNSVVGFWEEFQAGNAIAALKAKLALKAKVKRDNTWTTIPSRELVSGDLIRLRLGDIVPADVRFLAGDPVKVDQSALTGESLPVECKVGGVLYSGSILKQGELDGIVYATGVHTYIGKTAHLVQSAHTVSHFQRAVLKIGDYLILIAMVLVVLVLIVTLFRGDPWLTTLRFLLVLTVASIPVAMPTVLSVTMAVGAQKLAKKDAIVSRLAAIEEMAGIDILCSDKTGTLTLNQLTLGEPFCRENTTPEDVILNASLASREENEDPIDLAILKELKPAQHLDNYRIVHFQPFDPVSKRTEATVENSNRDRFKVSKGAPQVILKLSSNVEQVQPQVDQAIDEFARRGFRSLGVARTDAQGNWQFLGILPLFDPPRSDSQLMIREVRKLGISLKMLTGDQQAIASETAHQLGLKGDILDASLLEKAAPHQAGQVADKIEAAAGFAQVFPEHKYHIVEVLQQRGHLVGMAGDGVNDAPALKKADAGIAVSGATDAARAAADIVLLTPGLSVIVEAIQESRRIFQRMNNYAIYRITETIRILLFMTLSILVYNFYPVTAIMIVLLALLNDGAIISIAYDNTRPANRPETWNMPIVLGLATILGVTGLASSFGMLYLGERYFNLDRSILQTLIYLKLSIAGHLTIFVTRTKGPFWSIKPARILLIAVLGTQFLATLIAVYGIFMTPLGWGLAGFAWIYALIWFLIADWVKQRAYGVFNHAKPVYVTKGFRTLTQWFSHFLFN from the coding sequence ATGACTATAACTCTCGATCAAGAAAAGCTTTCCGAGCTATCCTTAGAAGACCTAAAAAAGAAGTTAGGTACATCTAATCAGGGATTAAGCAACACAGAAGCAATCCAACGACAATCTCAAGAAGGCTATAACGAGTTACCCGAAGAAACCGTTAGTCCAGTGATGCAGTTTCTCTCCCACTTTTGGGGGCCGATCGCCTGGATGATTGAAGCGGCGGTTGTTCTGTCTGCACTGGTGGGCGACTGGGTGGATTTTGGCATTATTTTGGCCCTGCTCATTGGGAATAGTGTGGTGGGGTTTTGGGAAGAATTTCAGGCAGGAAATGCGATCGCTGCTCTTAAGGCAAAACTCGCACTTAAAGCTAAGGTTAAACGAGATAATACTTGGACAACGATTCCATCTCGTGAACTGGTTTCTGGCGATCTGATTCGATTGCGTTTAGGAGATATTGTTCCGGCGGATGTGCGGTTTTTAGCAGGTGATCCTGTAAAGGTTGACCAGTCGGCCTTGACGGGGGAATCCCTACCCGTAGAATGCAAGGTGGGAGGGGTTTTGTACTCTGGTTCTATCCTGAAACAAGGAGAACTTGATGGCATTGTCTATGCTACTGGGGTTCATACTTATATCGGCAAAACTGCCCATCTGGTACAGTCTGCCCATACTGTTAGTCATTTCCAACGTGCGGTCTTAAAAATCGGCGATTACCTGATTTTAATTGCGATGGTGCTGGTAGTCCTAGTGTTGATTGTGACGTTGTTTCGGGGTGATCCCTGGCTAACTACTCTGCGGTTTTTATTGGTGTTGACGGTGGCTTCTATTCCCGTCGCTATGCCTACAGTTTTATCGGTAACAATGGCTGTCGGGGCCCAAAAATTAGCGAAAAAAGATGCCATTGTTAGTCGTTTAGCCGCGATCGAAGAAATGGCAGGTATTGACATTCTTTGTTCCGATAAAACCGGAACTTTAACTCTGAATCAGTTAACATTAGGGGAGCCTTTTTGTCGGGAAAATACGACCCCAGAAGATGTTATTCTCAATGCCTCCCTTGCTTCTCGTGAAGAAAATGAAGACCCTATTGACCTAGCAATTCTTAAGGAACTGAAACCTGCTCAACATTTGGATAATTATCGGATTGTCCATTTTCAGCCGTTTGATCCCGTCAGTAAACGCACAGAAGCCACCGTTGAAAACTCTAATCGTGATCGCTTTAAGGTGAGCAAAGGTGCGCCTCAAGTTATTCTCAAACTTTCAAGTAATGTGGAGCAGGTACAGCCTCAAGTTGATCAGGCGATCGATGAATTTGCTCGACGGGGATTTCGCTCTCTGGGGGTTGCTCGTACTGATGCTCAGGGAAATTGGCAATTTTTGGGAATTTTGCCCTTATTTGACCCCCCCCGCAGCGATTCTCAATTGATGATTCGGGAGGTACGCAAACTAGGCATTAGCTTGAAAATGTTGACGGGAGATCAACAGGCGATCGCCAGCGAAACAGCCCATCAACTCGGACTCAAAGGAGACATCCTCGATGCCAGTTTACTAGAAAAAGCGGCTCCCCACCAAGCCGGACAAGTTGCTGATAAGATCGAAGCCGCCGCAGGTTTTGCCCAAGTTTTCCCAGAACATAAATATCACATTGTAGAAGTCTTACAACAACGGGGGCATCTCGTGGGCATGGCTGGTGATGGGGTTAATGATGCTCCTGCCCTCAAAAAAGCTGATGCTGGTATTGCAGTTTCGGGGGCCACTGATGCCGCCCGTGCTGCTGCTGATATTGTCTTACTCACTCCTGGACTCAGTGTCATTGTGGAGGCAATACAAGAAAGTCGCCGCATCTTTCAGCGCATGAATAATTATGCCATTTACCGAATCACCGAAACGATTCGGATTTTGTTGTTTATGACCCTTTCTATTCTGGTCTATAACTTCTATCCTGTGACGGCTATCATGATCGTGCTGTTGGCTTTATTGAATGATGGTGCGATTATCTCCATTGCCTACGATAACACCCGTCCCGCCAATCGTCCCGAAACCTGGAATATGCCCATTGTTCTTGGACTAGCAACTATTCTGGGGGTAACTGGGTTAGCCAGTTCCTTTGGGATGTTGTATTTGGGGGAACGCTACTTTAACCTCGATCGCAGCATTCTGCAAACGCTGATTTACCTGAAGCTCTCCATCGCTGGACATCTCACCATCTTCGTAACACGCACTAAGGGGCCTTTCTGGTCGATTAAACCTGCCCGAATTTTGCTAATAGCTGTACTAGGAACGCAATTTTTAGCAACCCTGATCGCAGTATATGGCATCTTTATGACTCCTCTCGGATGGGGTTTGGCTGGCTTTGCCTGGATTTATGCGTTGATCTGGTTTTTGATTGCAGACTGGGTGAAACAGCGTGCCTACGGTGTGTTTAATCATGCCAAACCTGTCTATGTAACCAAGGGTTTTAGAACCTTGACTCAATGGTTTTCTCATTTTCTTTTTAACTGA
- a CDS encoding cytochrome c encodes MSSGTNTFQSNGERIYFTATSDRGTNITYTSGPDLGGFRGDNGSSGGTMGGSSGGMMGGSSGGMMGRGYLTCASCHGPNGRGGIHTMMGMQTMNAPDIRWSTLKDEFTPEKFRLAVTQGQDPDGTPLNNYMPRWKIGKDDLADLMAYLNTLP; translated from the coding sequence GTGTCAAGTGGGACAAATACCTTTCAATCAAACGGTGAACGCATTTATTTCACGGCCACGAGCGATCGCGGCACAAACATTACTTATACTTCGGGGCCGGATTTGGGCGGGTTCAGGGGGGATAATGGCTCATCAGGTGGCACAATGGGGGGTTCATCAGGTGGCATGATGGGGGGTTCGTCAGGTGGCATGATGGGTCGTGGCTACCTGACTTGTGCTTCCTGTCATGGTCCCAATGGTCGTGGGGGTATACATACTATGATGGGAATGCAGACAATGAATGCACCCGACATACGCTGGTCAACATTGAAAGATGAATTCACCCCTGAGAAATTCCGCTTAGCAGTCACGCAAGGGCAAGATCCTGACGGAACACCATTAAATAATTATATGCCGCGTTGGAAAATTGGCAAAGACGATCTAGCTGATTTGATGGCTTACCTGAATACATTACCTTGA
- a CDS encoding STAS/SEC14 domain-containing protein has protein sequence MLNILTDLPDQVLAFSAVGNITADDYETLLIPIVKEKLKKYGKVRLLYHLGTEFNHFSMMALWDDLKFGLAHWNEWEKIAVVTDSRWLRGMIQIFRWLIPARFKLFQNKELEQARQWISK, from the coding sequence ATGCTGAATATACTCACTGATTTACCGGATCAAGTTTTAGCTTTTTCAGCAGTAGGAAATATAACTGCTGACGACTATGAAACACTTCTCATACCAATAGTCAAAGAAAAATTAAAAAAATACGGCAAAGTCCGTCTACTCTATCATCTTGGAACTGAATTTAACCATTTTTCTATGATGGCACTTTGGGATGATTTAAAATTTGGGTTAGCACATTGGAATGAGTGGGAAAAGATTGCCGTGGTCACTGATTCAAGGTGGTTGCGCGGGATGATTCAAATTTTCCGGTGGCTGATTCCGGCCAGATTCAAATTGTTTCAGAATAAGGAACTAGAGCAAGCACGTCAATGGATATCTAAGTAA
- the secF gene encoding protein translocase subunit SecF has protein sequence MQLNVIKWERLWWSISSLIILAGLIGMVISYSTFKAPLRPGLDFIGGTRLQLQLACAVEKTCDQPIDTGEVRNILVAQDLAGSTIQVLEGNILSIRTKTLDVDQRTQLQQELNDKIGPFDPETIQIDTVGPTIGKELFESGILALLVSFFGIIVYLSIRFKFDYAFFAIVALFHDVLVTAGIFAILGLVGGVEIDSLFLVSLLTIVGFSVNDTVVIYDRIRENFEGSPDLSINQVIDISVNETLTRSINTSLTTILPLIAIFLFGGETLKYFALALIIGFIAGAYSSIFIASTLLAWWRNRQELAKN, from the coding sequence ATGCAATTAAATGTCATTAAATGGGAACGGTTATGGTGGTCAATTTCTTCTTTGATCATCCTAGCTGGGCTCATTGGTATGGTGATTTCTTATTCAACTTTTAAGGCCCCATTACGTCCAGGATTAGACTTTATTGGGGGAACCAGACTACAATTACAGTTAGCTTGTGCTGTTGAGAAAACCTGTGATCAACCGATTGATACGGGAGAGGTAAGAAATATTTTAGTCGCCCAAGATTTGGCAGGAAGTACCATTCAAGTCTTAGAAGGAAATATTCTTTCAATTCGTACCAAAACTCTTGATGTGGATCAAAGGACTCAATTACAACAGGAATTAAACGATAAAATTGGGCCGTTTGATCCTGAAACTATTCAAATTGATACGGTTGGCCCTACCATTGGGAAAGAATTATTTGAGTCGGGAATTTTAGCTTTATTAGTGTCTTTCTTTGGCATTATTGTTTATCTTAGTATCCGTTTTAAGTTTGATTATGCGTTTTTTGCCATTGTGGCCCTGTTTCATGATGTTTTAGTGACTGCGGGTATTTTTGCTATTTTAGGATTAGTAGGCGGGGTAGAAATTGATAGTTTATTTCTCGTTTCTTTATTGACAATTGTGGGCTTTTCTGTTAACGATACCGTAGTAATTTATGACCGCATTCGAGAGAATTTTGAAGGTTCACCGGATCTTTCTATTAATCAGGTGATTGATATTTCTGTCAATGAAACCTTAACCCGTTCTATTAATACTAGCTTAACCACGATCTTACCCCTAATTGCTATTTTCTTGTTTGGGGGAGAAACCCTAAAATATTTCGCCCTCGCCTTAATTATTGGGTTTATTGCCGGAGCATATTCCAGTATTTTTATTGCGAGTACCCTCCTCGCTTGGTGGCGTAACCGTCAGGAATTGGCAAAAAATTAA
- the secD gene encoding protein translocase subunit SecD yields the protein MQKQRLLIGLILALVVGAIAVLAALPLQLGLDLRGGAQLTIQVKPTKEVPNISPEDLAAEKSVLENRVNGLGVAEPIVQTVGQDKIVVQLPGVTDPQQAERVLGGTAQLEFRQQRQGTEGQFNAEYTIKRQKEAELAVLKLATKTPENVARAEELTQSLEISNKAILDLFESVDLTGKNLKNARYGPSQGTEWEVILDFDGDGGKKFAALTKNIAGTGRSIGIFLDDILISAPVVGAQFANTGITGGSAVITGNFTTETANELAVQLKGGSLPFPVEIVENRTVGATLGKDSIRRSIYAGVAGLILVLIFMVVYYRLPGLLADLALGVYTLLTLACFSLIGVTLTLPGIAGFILSIGMAVDANVLIFERTREELRAGKTLYSSVESGFYRAFSSILDSNITTLIACAALFGLGSGLVKGFALTLAIGILVSMFTALTCSRTLLLITVLGLPAVRKKPELFCPNLPTKS from the coding sequence ATGCAAAAACAGCGTTTGCTGATCGGTTTAATTCTTGCCCTCGTAGTTGGTGCGATCGCCGTTTTGGCCGCCCTGCCTTTACAATTGGGATTAGATCTCAGGGGTGGGGCCCAATTAACCATCCAAGTTAAACCCACCAAAGAAGTTCCCAATATTAGTCCCGAAGACTTGGCCGCAGAAAAGAGTGTCTTAGAAAATCGGGTTAATGGGTTAGGGGTGGCCGAACCTATTGTTCAAACCGTTGGCCAGGATAAAATTGTGGTGCAGTTACCCGGAGTAACAGACCCTCAACAAGCAGAACGGGTTTTAGGGGGAACGGCCCAATTAGAGTTTCGTCAACAACGTCAGGGAACAGAAGGGCAGTTTAATGCTGAATATACGATTAAACGGCAAAAAGAAGCAGAATTAGCCGTCTTAAAATTGGCGACGAAAACCCCAGAAAATGTTGCTAGGGCAGAGGAATTAACCCAATCTTTAGAAATATCTAATAAAGCGATCTTAGACTTATTTGAGTCTGTTGATTTAACGGGAAAAAACTTGAAAAATGCTCGTTATGGACCGTCCCAAGGCACGGAATGGGAAGTCATTCTTGATTTTGACGGTGATGGGGGTAAAAAGTTCGCTGCACTGACTAAAAATATTGCGGGAACAGGTCGCAGTATTGGCATTTTTTTGGATGATATTTTAATTAGTGCGCCTGTGGTTGGGGCCCAATTTGCTAATACGGGAATTACCGGGGGAAGTGCTGTCATTACGGGGAATTTTACCACAGAAACCGCTAATGAATTGGCAGTTCAATTAAAGGGCGGTTCCTTACCTTTTCCGGTGGAAATTGTTGAAAATCGTACCGTTGGGGCTACTTTAGGTAAAGATAGTATCCGACGCAGTATTTATGCAGGGGTGGCCGGATTAATTTTAGTATTAATCTTTATGGTGGTTTATTATCGTCTCCCTGGCTTACTTGCTGATTTAGCTTTGGGGGTTTATACGTTATTAACCCTAGCCTGTTTTTCTCTCATTGGTGTCACTTTAACTTTACCTGGTATTGCCGGATTTATTCTCAGTATTGGTATGGCAGTGGATGCTAATGTCTTGATTTTTGAGCGAACCCGTGAAGAATTGCGTGCTGGTAAAACTCTTTATAGTTCGGTAGAATCGGGATTTTATCGCGCCTTTTCTAGTATTTTAGATAGTAATATCACTACTTTGATCGCCTGTGCTGCTTTATTTGGGTTAGGCTCTGGCTTAGTTAAAGGGTTTGCTCTTACCTTGGCGATCGGTATTTTAGTTAGTATGTTTACTGCTTTAACTTGTAGTCGTACCTTACTATTAATAACGGTTTTGGGACTGCCAGCAGTTCGTAAAAAACCTGAACTATTTTGCCCTAATTTACCCACGAAATCTTAG